Proteins co-encoded in one Pirellulales bacterium genomic window:
- a CDS encoding polysaccharide deacetylase family protein — protein MFIRKLFAALVLWSVMAALPCWALAGDKPATQAERLGFPAGKRVLILHADDIGMCYEANEAAKNYLGKGEIQSAAMMVPCPWFNEIAHWYKENPQHDMGLHLAMNSEWTWYRWGPVAPKSEVPGMVDPDGYLWDDTIKTAMKAPAQEIEKEIRAQIERALSRGIRPSHIDTHMGTLYARPDYTAVYCKLAEEYHIPAMVIEPSPAVIEKFRQRGVPPTEQMKQILSNYKLPKLDDFDSVPEGKTYEEKRDKFFEQVRGLRPGITEIIFHPSTMTEGLKHITGSNQQRAWEAEMFSDPVVKQFLASEGIIFTNWKELMKRWEEREGKK, from the coding sequence ATGTTCATTCGCAAATTGTTTGCCGCGCTCGTGCTGTGGTCCGTCATGGCCGCTCTTCCGTGTTGGGCGCTAGCGGGGGACAAGCCCGCAACGCAGGCCGAGCGGTTGGGTTTCCCGGCCGGCAAGCGCGTGCTGATTTTGCACGCCGACGACATTGGCATGTGCTACGAAGCGAATGAAGCAGCCAAGAACTATTTGGGCAAGGGAGAGATTCAATCGGCCGCGATGATGGTTCCGTGCCCGTGGTTCAACGAAATCGCCCACTGGTACAAGGAGAACCCGCAGCACGACATGGGGCTGCATCTGGCGATGAACAGCGAGTGGACGTGGTATCGCTGGGGACCGGTGGCGCCGAAATCGGAGGTGCCCGGCATGGTCGATCCGGATGGTTACTTGTGGGACGACACGATCAAGACGGCGATGAAGGCGCCCGCGCAGGAAATTGAAAAGGAGATTCGCGCCCAGATCGAGCGCGCGCTGTCGCGCGGCATTCGCCCCAGCCACATCGACACGCACATGGGCACGCTCTATGCGCGGCCGGACTACACGGCGGTGTACTGCAAGCTGGCCGAGGAGTACCACATTCCGGCGATGGTCATCGAACCGTCGCCCGCGGTGATCGAGAAGTTCCGCCAGCGCGGCGTGCCGCCGACGGAGCAGATGAAGCAGATTCTTAGCAATTACAAGTTGCCCAAGCTTGACGACTTCGACTCGGTTCCGGAAGGCAAGACGTATGAGGAGAAGCGCGACAAGTTTTTTGAACAGGTTCGCGGACTGCGGCCGGGCATCACGGAGATCATTTTTCATCCATCGACGATGACGGAGGGGCTGAAGCACATCACCGGCTCGAACCAGCAGCGCGCCTGGGAGGCGGAGATGTTCTCCGACCCGGTGGTGAAGCAATTCCTGGCGAGCGAAGGGATCATATTCACAAACTGGAAGGAGTTGATGAAGCGCTGGGAGGAGCGTGAGGGGAAGAAGTAG